The Paenibacillus sp. BIC5C1 DNA segment GCCTGATTTTCCACGGCAGGGTTCCACCAGCGGTCAAAGTGGAATACATGATTCGCTGCGGTCAGGTTCAAGCCCACACCACCTGCCTTGATGGACAGAATAAAGACCGACGGCTGCTCTGCCGCAGGTAACGTCCGGGATTGGAACTCGTCAATCATGCGATCCCTGGCTGTCTTGGACGTACCCCCATGCAGATACAATACAGGTTCCTGCAACTCCTGTCTTAATACTTGTTGCAGCATCTGTCCCATGCCGATGTATTGTGTGAAAATGAGGCACCGTTCGCCCTCATCCCGTAGTTCGCGAACCAGTTCCATCAGTCGTTCCAGCTTCGCGGAGCGGCTGATCAGCATGGCCATGTCCTGCGGACTGTACAGGTCATACTCTGTTATAGAGCCTTCCGAGGAGAGCGTTTCCGGCAAGGCTTCTTTGGTCAGCAGCAGGGGGTGATCACACAACTGCTTGAGCTGGGTTAAGGCAGAGAGAATTGCACCTTTACGCTTGATGCCTTCCAGCTCTTTCATTTTGTCCATCAGTTCCTGAACGGACTGATCATATAGTGCACTTTGTTCACCCGTAAGGTGAATGTAGGTTTTCATCTCATTTTTGTCCGGTAGATCGAGTTGAATATTCGGATCTTTTTTCTTGCGGCGCAGCATGAATGGCTTCACCAGTTGCTGCAGATCCTGCATGCGCTGCTCATCCTTATCCTTCTCAATTGCACTGATAAACCGAGTCTGGAATGCCCGTGCGCTGCCCAGATAGCCGGGATTAATAAAATCATAGATCGACCATAACTCCGATAACCGATTTTCAATTGGCGTACCAGTCAGAGCAATACGATGTTTTGCCGGGAAACTGCGTACCGCCATGGACTGCTTCGTTTGGGCATTTTTAATATTTTGCGCCTCATCCAGACAGATGGATGCCCACGTATAGGACTGCAACATCTCTTGATCCAGAGTCGCTGTTGCATAGGAGGTAATGATGATATCCACCTGTTCCGTCTGTTCCCGGAACTCTTCTCCGCTCAGTCTTCGTGCTCCGTAGTGCAAACTGACATTAATTGAAGGCGCGAAGCGGCTGATCTCCTTCTGCCAGTTCCCCAATACGGAAGTGGGGCAGACCAGAAGGGCTGGTGCCTGCCCAGGCAAGCGCTGTTCATGCTCTTTGAGATGTAGCAGATATGTGATGAACTGAATCGTTTTGCCGAGTCCCATGTCATCCGCAAGACAAGCACCGAGACCGAATCTCCGCAGGAATCCAAGCCATGCGAAACCTTCCTTTTGATATGAACGCAGCTCAGCATGCAACCCTTCCGGAATAGGCAGGGAAGGAGCGCCGCCTTGCCCACCGCCAAGCTGTGCAATGACCCGGTTCAGGTGTTCGTTCAGTTCCACCTCAAGTCGAATGTTCTCGTTGGATTGTGGCTGTTCTTCTTCCTCTTCCTGTCCTTCCTTGCGTTTCTGGTTGCGATACTCTCGCTGCTCATTATGCAGCAGATGCAGATGCAGAATATCCTGAAACGATAGCCCCTGTTCCTGATCCACACCGCCCATGGCCCGGCGAATCTGCTCAAGCAAGGCCGGATCAAGGGGAACCCATTCTCCACGGAAGCGGACCAGCCGTTCATTACGGGCCACGAGATCAGCGAACTCTTCCTCGCTGAGATCCGTATCCCCAATCGCAATACGCCAGTCAAAATGAATGATCGAATCCAGTCCAAAGAAAGACTGTCCCCGCTCACTGCCTTCCTCCGGTTTCACCTTGGCACGCAGCTTGGGTTTCTTCTTGCGCGCAGCTTCCCACCAACCCGGAAGCAGCACTTGCCAGCCAGCTTCAAGCAGTCGTCCGCTGTCTTGTGTCAGGAACAGCCAAGCATCCTGATCTCCCAATGGATCACTGAGCACATCCCGACTGCCGCTAATAGCGCGGCGAATCCGAGGCAGATGTGCACGCAGCTGCTCCAGCCATCCTGCCGAACGATCAAGGATGAACGGTGTCCACACGTCCGGCCATTCACCTTCCAACCGGCCACGTGAATCTAACCGCACAGGAACCAGCACGGCTGCATCAAGTTTGTTCTGCAACACCAGCCGCAGCCGCCATGCCGGTTCATCCTCCTCCGGCTCCAGCAATTGCAGGAGCGGACGGAATGGGGCTGCGTCTGCTTTCCAGCCGATGGACACGAGCCAGGATTGGGCATCCATGCCAGCCGTTTGCGGAGCCGTTCCGCTTTGTGGAAACAATTGCGGGAACTCGCGCCGCAGATCGGTGGCCGCTTCTTCCGTGCTATACCATTGTTGGAATACCGAAGCGGAATAGGCAGCACTCAGTCCTTCGGCGTAGCTCTCATCCGTTTGTTCCAGGGCTTTGCCAAGAGCGGTTCGATCCTGTTTTTTCAAACTGTCCGGGTCCCAGGTCCATTGCAGTTGTCCCGAGCGAAATGCGGTGAAGCTGGGGATGTATTTACGATTGTCAATCGATGCTGCAAGTACCGGGGCCAGCCGGATCAAATGCTCTGCCTGCTCGTCCCACTTCCATTCAATGTGCAGAAGGGTGTTCATTTCGCTGAAGAAAGGAATCACTTCTTCCGCAGGCAGTACGACCAGTTCAATCTCTTCAATCTGTCTTGTTTCCAGTTCTGTTCCGTAGAAGGAAGGGGCATGCCAAGCAAATAATCGCTGCTTAAGTGATTGTCCCGATACAAAGTGATGGGTGTTCAGCGCTCCATAGAACAAGGCATCCCCGTATCCGGTCAATACAACATGGACCTCAATTGTTTCGGTGTAAGGGTGCATTAGACTCATGAGATCAACTTACCTTTCCGAAGCTCTTCCTGCAGGGCGCGCAGTCGGCTGTTGCGAACAGCCAATGTGGTGATAAACTGCTCCCAGTGCTCTTCCTGCTTCAATTTTTTATATATTTTGGACAGACGCTTCAACAGTTTCACTGCTGCTTTGTATCCGTCCCTGTTTTTGTGTCCTATATAACGATCTACTGCTTGATGGTAGAAAGGCAGAAGCAGTTCGGGAGCATCCTTTTCAATCGGTTGTAGCACAGCTACCCGGAATTCAAGCGGCTCCGTCTCTGTGCTCAGCTGAAAATCAATCCACCGCCGCCACTGTCCCCGCGAATGCATCGCTTCTTCATAAGCCGGACGAGAATGAGGCAACATGCTGACCAGTGTATCCCACATGCGATGCTCTACATCAGGCAGATGATGAATGGCTGTGTCCCACAACTGCATGTAATCATTCAGGAGGGAGTTCCGTCGATTCGCCAGCAGAGGTCCGAGCTGCACCAACCACTCTCCTAGTCTTTTCCAGTCCGAAGAATCTGCAAGTACGTGAAGAAAATGAAGCAGATGCTCCGGCGGGATACCGTATGCCGAGCTTCCGCTGATTAATCGCTGCCAAGCCTGGTCATCTTGTTTCAAATGGAAATACATCCAGCTCTGCGCCAATACCAGCGGCAAGGGCAACGTGACAGATTTAATCGGCGCACCGCTCCCGTTTTCCGTCAGATTCGCTACGCTCAGTACGCTCTCACCAGGTTTGGCGGGTTTGGAAGCAGCAGCAGACAGGCCATTTTCCATTTCCTGTAGAAACGCCAGCTCTGACTCCAGCGTTTTCCGGTTTCCCTGAAGATGAGGTACGATCCAGTTTAACCAAAACTGTCGATAAAGCGGGGTGAAGAACATCATGCTGGATGTCTCGGATATCATTTGCATACGCAGGTAAGCCGAGGTTTCCTCAAGTCTGTTCCATTGTTGTTCAAGCTTCGTGCCCTTTAGACCGGAGAGATCCAACGGACGACTAAAGATCTGTTCCAACCCCTTTTGGAGCGCATCCACGGCAAGTTGAGCAGGATAACTCAGATACACCGGTGTATGTGTGATTGAATTGCGGCCAGGCACACAGAAGCGAATCAGGTATAGCTGAACATGCAGCTCAAATAATTGGTCCATACCAGCGGACAGCTTAGGTTTGATGGCATAGAGCTCGTCCGCTGCGGCCTGCACATACGATGTACTTGGTGTACCTATCCCCAGTCGTTTCAGGCATGCCT contains these protein-coding regions:
- a CDS encoding DEAD/DEAH box helicase, whose amino-acid sequence is MHPYTETIEVHVVLTGYGDALFYGALNTHHFVSGQSLKQRLFAWHAPSFYGTELETRQIEEIELVVLPAEEVIPFFSEMNTLLHIEWKWDEQAEHLIRLAPVLAASIDNRKYIPSFTAFRSGQLQWTWDPDSLKKQDRTALGKALEQTDESYAEGLSAAYSASVFQQWYSTEEAATDLRREFPQLFPQSGTAPQTAGMDAQSWLVSIGWKADAAPFRPLLQLLEPEEDEPAWRLRLVLQNKLDAAVLVPVRLDSRGRLEGEWPDVWTPFILDRSAGWLEQLRAHLPRIRRAISGSRDVLSDPLGDQDAWLFLTQDSGRLLEAGWQVLLPGWWEAARKKKPKLRAKVKPEEGSERGQSFFGLDSIIHFDWRIAIGDTDLSEEEFADLVARNERLVRFRGEWVPLDPALLEQIRRAMGGVDQEQGLSFQDILHLHLLHNEQREYRNQKRKEGQEEEEEQPQSNENIRLEVELNEHLNRVIAQLGGGQGGAPSLPIPEGLHAELRSYQKEGFAWLGFLRRFGLGACLADDMGLGKTIQFITYLLHLKEHEQRLPGQAPALLVCPTSVLGNWQKEISRFAPSINVSLHYGARRLSGEEFREQTEQVDIIITSYATATLDQEMLQSYTWASICLDEAQNIKNAQTKQSMAVRSFPAKHRIALTGTPIENRLSELWSIYDFINPGYLGSARAFQTRFISAIEKDKDEQRMQDLQQLVKPFMLRRKKKDPNIQLDLPDKNEMKTYIHLTGEQSALYDQSVQELMDKMKELEGIKRKGAILSALTQLKQLCDHPLLLTKEALPETLSSEGSITEYDLYSPQDMAMLISRSAKLERLMELVRELRDEGERCLIFTQYIGMGQMLQQVLRQELQEPVLYLHGGTSKTARDRMIDEFQSRTLPAAEQPSVFILSIKAGGVGLNLTAANHVFHFDRWWNPAVENQATDRAYRMGQTKDVQVHKFISLGTLEERIDEMLESKQQLSDNIITSSENWITELSTDELKDLFTRRRDWSG
- a CDS encoding SWIM zinc finger family protein; the protein is MMNIPNDMNMDDAQWQLLIRQVAEHFNNLTIMRGFQYYKQKRVGPLTYTEQNGILAEVQGSDDYEVTLSLQSLNTSHCTCPVGSHCKHMIAVLMSYAEQLGRPVHGIVNAHSSTALKQAPKPAAIATSGRSDYATHEEDLTIPDNQYSQIKERATELAELEITEWHELFQACLKRLGIGTPSTSYVQAAADELYAIKPKLSAGMDQLFELHVQLYLIRFCVPGRNSITHTPVYLSYPAQLAVDALQKGLEQIFSRPLDLSGLKGTKLEQQWNRLEETSAYLRMQMISETSSMMFFTPLYRQFWLNWIVPHLQGNRKTLESELAFLQEMENGLSAAASKPAKPGESVLSVANLTENGSGAPIKSVTLPLPLVLAQSWMYFHLKQDDQAWQRLISGSSAYGIPPEHLLHFLHVLADSSDWKRLGEWLVQLGPLLANRRNSLLNDYMQLWDTAIHHLPDVEHRMWDTLVSMLPHSRPAYEEAMHSRGQWRRWIDFQLSTETEPLEFRVAVLQPIEKDAPELLLPFYHQAVDRYIGHKNRDGYKAAVKLLKRLSKIYKKLKQEEHWEQFITTLAVRNSRLRALQEELRKGKLIS